GCGGGCCTGACTGGTATGGCTTATACCCCAGTTCCTCCAGTGTGGCCTGCGCCGCCAGCAGCGCTGCATTGTCTGCGAAATGCACTTGAAGTTCACTATCATCCATCATATTCTCATCCTCCTTAACCTCGTAGCTATCACTGAACATCAACTTCCAAGAAAATTCATCACGACTCCATTAAATGTATCTGCTTCCTCCACAAAAGGAAGATGCCCGCATCCCCCCATGACTACTTTGGAGGAGTTGCACAACGTAGTATGTAACAAATCAGTAGATTTTATATTATAAGGATGATCTTGATCTCCAATAATCATACAAGTTGGCAGCATAATTTTATGAAGTCTTGTAACAGCGGAAGGTTTAAGAGGTAATGATAATCTGGGCTCAAAGCGACAAAATACATCCGCATTCCTTAGTTGATTTAGAATCTGATCTCTTGCCATTTTTTTTGAGATGGGGGGAATGAAGTATTGCCAGAAATCACTCTTTATAAATGACTCGATAGCAGTCTCTCTGCCCTTGAAACGTACTGAAAGGTAATTTTTCAGACCATTCCAGATCATTTGGATAGGCATTGAATTACCGCTAATGAAAGGAGCTGAAAGTATAAGGCCACATACACGTTCAGGATATTCCAATGCAAAATCCAAAGCGACTCCGCCTCCATATGAAGAACCCAGAAGGATCGCCTTAGGAACGTGTAAAGCATCCATAACTGCTTTTAAATCAGCCACATTGGAAAACTTAGTTCGGGGAGTACTTGAACGTCCATAACCCCTAAGGTCATAACGTATTACTCGATACATTCGTGAGAAAAACATAGCCTGCTTGTCCCATACTTCATGAGTGTTAAAATTTCCATGTATGCATATAAAAGGTTCACCCTCACCAGAGACCTTACAGTATAAGGACGAATCATCCGCTCTTAAGATATACTCGTTATCCATAATCCTCCTCCTATTAAAGTAAATCAGCCTGATGCAGATTATCCTCAATAAGTGATCTTAACACTTCGGATATAGTATGATCTCCCCGTTGGCAGTAGCGGTCGATCTCATTCCAGCACTCCTCGGGCAGGGTCAATGAAATTTTACGTGTTATTCCTATTCTTTTGCGCCCAGCTCCCTTACGCACTCCTCCTTTTTGCTTTTCGACCCCCATAGGAATACCTGTATTACCATATTGTCCCATATTCATCCTCCTCCAACAGAATCATTGCATAGAATTATTAATCATTCAATTATTGCTACCTTATTCAAAAGAAATTCAATCCGTTCGAATGGAGCGAATCCAGCCTGTTATAGACAGGACGAACAGCCCGAATGCCACGACAGCCACAGCCGTCACGATACCTTCCAACCAGCCTAGCCAAGCTGCCCCCAGTGAAAATCCCATTAAAATCCCCAGCGGAACAAACAACATCCGTACCATGGTCACACCTGCACGATTTAACGCCTCCGAATCGTAGGATACGAGCTGAACATAGTCCGAGGTTGCAAATACCTCCCAGGAGCGATAGAAAAGTACACTTAACATGATGACCAACAAGCCACACACGATTACATTGACCGGGAAAGGCGGCAAAGCAACGGCAGCGATCGAAAGGCCCCCAAGCTGCAAGTACAATTTCATAGTCGAGGAGTTACGAAAAAATGCTTTGAATGCCGTCTCAGCTGTCCGATTAGAGATGGTTCGATGACGTAGCAACTTTCGCTGCTTGCGGAATATGATCGTCCGGGTGCGCGGCGCTTTCGGCTTGGTCACAGACCGGCTCAGTAAAAGGGCGGTAAACTTTAGCCGTTCTCGTAAATCTTCACGCACATCACCCTCAAAGGTTCCCTTCATCTCCAGCCTCATTCGGGCAACCGTAATCAGAAGAAGGATTGCGGCTACAATGCCTGCAAGCAGTGTCCAGATGTGTCCATGCATCCAGGATGTTACCCCAATCGTGAACATGCCCATTGCAACTGCTAAAGGGATGATGCGAATCCAGCGTCTCCATCCGGTATAACGTACTTTCGTCATATGGAGTACAATGACCTGGAATGAAGCTACTGTGCCAAACCAAATCGCTATTAACGCGATATGGATAAATGACATGTCATACACACGGGACCATAGTGGTGAGGTCAACGCCGTAATTGCAATCATTTTACCCAGATGCTGCAAGCAACCCCGATAGATCCCTTGTTTCATCAATGTACGCATCCACAGCGACCTTGATTTCAGGAACAACACATCCGCTTCCTCTACAAATAGTAGAATTCCACCTGTAAGCATAATGATGTCGATCAGCCCTGTCAGTATAGGCAGCGTTAATCCGGTCGCCCAGGAGGGCAGTGGTTTGGACCATAAACTCACGTACCATCCGCTGAAATACAGCAGACCCGGAATAAGCAGGTATACCCATACCGTCCAATCTACTACCAGTTTCAGGTTTTTTAACTGTTCATTGAAGTGCTCCTTGCGTCTGCGTCTATATAAACCAAGTGGCGTGTATGCTCGAGAGGTCTCCATCTCTTCTCCCCCCCTTCCCGGTCAGGATGTCAGTGTGTCAAAACAATCAAACAATGAGGCGTCCGGCAAATCTGCTGCTGCACGGATTTCGTCCAGTGTTCCCTCAGCAGCAGAGCGTCCGGAATGGATGAGAATAAACCGATCACAGATTCGTTCAGCGGTATCCAGTACATGCGTTGACATAAGAACACCCGCACCACGGCGGCGCTCATCGTCCAGCAACTTCAGAAAATCCTTGGTAGCGCGTGGGTCCAGCCCGATGAAAGGCTCGTCCACAATATATACATCCGGCGAGGACAGGAAGCCGATCATCAGCATCATTTTCTGCCGCATCCCCTTGGAAAAACTGGCCGGAAGATCATTGCGGACGTGATCCATGCCGAAACGAACCAACATCTCCTCCGCCCTGGCAACAAAGACCTCTTCCTCCATCTCATAGGCCGCCGCTGCCAGATCGAGATGTTCCCACAGGGTCATATATTCGTAAAACACAGGTTGTTCCGGGATATAGGCATAGCGTCCGTCTCCCCCAATGGTTACTTCATACTTCGCATGCTCAAGCAGGCCAAGTAATGTTTTGATGGTCGTGCTTTTGCCAGCCCCATTTGGTCCGATAATTCCCACCAGCTCCCCCGGCGCTACGTGTAATCGGATGTTCCTAATCGTGGATTGACCCGCCTCATACCCTGCTTTCGTAATATGTACGTCCAGTATGGACTCCTGTGCGGCTGTATCTTCGTTTTCGATTTCCATATCATTCACTCCCTGTCCTGTCAGGTGCTTGTTGGGTTCTATATTGATATTGTAATCGAGTTCTTGAGGAATTGTTTGATCATTTTGAGCTTTTGTATAATGATTTTACATTTGCAATTCATGTTATATGTTATAACGTACTAACATTTATACTTACTTACGTATTCATTTCTTAAGTTGAATCATACGATAGGAGGAACATACTATGAATGGTGGTTCCCAAATGAAAGAGGACAATTTTAAGAAGAACATTTTATCTCGTAAGATAGGTAAAATGGGTAAATAGCCTAGGCGTTAGCTTGCCAAAGGTTTTGATTGATAAGCTCGATGTGTCACAAGGTGATGAGATTGAATTTATTGAGAACAGTCAAGGTGAGATTATACTCAAAAAAGTTAGACAATTGAAAATACCTGAAAATGTGAGACCTGAAGTACTGGAAGGTTTTTTTGATGTTTTTGATGTTGAATGGTTACCATCTCCAAATGGAACGTCAATATGCAGTAGAGTTCATGATCAATATTGCAGAGGGCAAGCACTCATTTGAAAGCATCGCAACTATATTAAAGTACCATTCAGTCGTGCGATAACATAATCTTATAATAAACGAAAAAAGCAGGGGATCTGGATCCCCTGCTTTTTTATATTACAGTGAAAATCTCATATTTGTATACTCGTTTCACTCACCTGTTATCATGGATTTGCTGCAAGACTCCCGTCCATATCGTTCTTTTTTTGCCTGCGAATCACTACATAAATCACGCCAAGCAGCGTCAGCAAAATGCCTGAACTAATAAAAGCCGGAATAACTCCGAATGAGGTCACCAAAAATCCACCTACCACCGGACCCATGATGTTACTGGCTGTCATGATGCTGCCAACCGTTCCAAACACACGCCCCGTCATGGATTCAGGTGTTTGTTCCTGAAGTAGAATTTGGAACGGAACAATGGCAAACCCAACCCCCACACCCGCCAGGGCAAATAACGATATCAGCAGCAAATTGGCGCCAAGACCGGCATGCGGCCATACTCCTACGATCATTCCTACTCCACCAATGACAAGACCCATCAATGATGTTCCAAGCCCCATCTTGATAACATGCCCCGCCCTTTTCCACTTCTGAACACTCATCGCTGCAATTAACGTTCCAACACCGCTAGCTGCGACGCACCATCCGAGCAGATCACTTGAAATACCGGGAAGCTGTCTGAACAGGACTACCGTCTGGGAATCCGCAAATTGCAGAAACAGAAGGGCTGAAGCAAGCAGGACTAGCGAGGTTCCCACATGAGGAAGAGATGCGAGCATGCGGATGCCTTCCATTGTATCTTTCAAAAACGTAGCTTTTTCACCTGTTTGTGCAACACCTGCTGTCTCTTCCCTTACTTGTTCTACGTTCTGATTCACAGATTGGATCACTCGGGCTCCAGGAATCCATAGCAAAATAATGCCTGAGATCAGAAAAGACGCGGAATCCAACACGAAACACCAGGTAATCCCAAAAGCAGCAACCAACAGCCCGCCAAGGGCTGGACCGATAATTTTGGACATCTGTTCAATCACCGAGCTGATGGACACTGCCTGCCCCAATTGCTCCTGCGGCACAATTTCCTTAAGCTTGCCGTTCTTGGCTGGTGAGAACACCACATCGAATAAAGACTTGAGAATAAGCAATACATACACATGCCAGATTTGATCGGCAAAAATGAGCCCTCCAACGATCACAATTCGCGCACCGTCTGCGCCGATCATCAGCCACTTCCGATTGACCCGGTCTGCCAGCGCCCCTGCAAATGGTCCGGTAAGCAAGACAGGCAATGCTGCACAGAGCGTGGTAAACGTAATCTCCCATGGCGTTGCATTCCAGCGAATACCCACCAACGTAAGGATTGCCAGCAAGTGCAGCCAGTCTCCCAGATTGGAGATAGCCTGCGCAGCCATCAAAGTGATAAAAGATCGATTGTGCTTCAGGGGTCTTCGTTCCTGCATCGTTAATCCACTTGTCATCCTTCTTCTCCTCCGCCCTCAACCCATTCATGATATGAATTTATTATAGAGAGCAGGCTGTGCCCCCACCTCCTGCCAGAGACGGAGAAGCCGCGGCGCCTTCAGGATGATCTTTCCATAGCTTATTTTCGAGTTTTATGAATTCTGACTACAAGTGTAAATATTCTTTAGTTCAATTTATATAGACGAAAATGATTAAATTTTAATTGCTAAAAATGCAAATCTTGTGACATATCGCATGTTTTTCGTGCAAACAGGTGCTTACAATAGAAATATGGCGAACCTCTGAATCGTCAAATGTAAATTCATCAACTCCAATAAATCTGAAAAGGCGGGATCAGTATGCTGGAATTACAGGAAATCGGAACCGAACGTTCTCTTCATCTGTACCGCACCTTGGCCCAGACATTTAAGAGCGTGAATGAACACGCTGTATCCGGAAGCAAAGTGCATGGCTTCAACCCCACCGCTTACGGAGTGCTCGAAGTGTTATATATGAAAGGAGCACAGCCCATTCAACAAGTCGGTGCACAACTGCTGTTACAGAGCGGGAATGTCACATATGTCATTGACAAGCTGGAGCAAAAGGGGCTTTTACACCGAAAACACTGTCCGCAGGACAGACGCATTATTTTCGTGGAATTGACTGAGGAAGGTCAGCGTACGATGGATGACATCTATCCAGGGTACGCTCACAAAATAGATCGTGCTGTCAGCGGTCTGAGCGAGGATGACAAGACATTGCTCTCTGAGCTGTTGGAAAGGCTTGCACTTGGTGCGGATCGTTTATCCGCAAACGGCTAGGCCAGCCCCATATCACCTGATCCAAACTAAAAATAACCGGTAACGCCTATTTAGGCGAACCGGTTATTCGTATTTATTTACTAATCTAATCAAAGGTACAGAATCCACATCAACACCGTGAGAACAGCAACAACCAATCCACCTGCAATGAGCAAATCCACAATGTAACTGGACAGACCTGAGCGGCTGTGACCCTCAACCTCCCTCTGCGTCTCTTCGTACTTCCGTTTGGCTTCATCTTCATTGGACGAATTCAGATTATTGGGAAACATCATCCTCACCCCTACTCCAAATGAGATATCTATATTATCCTGTGCTGGTCTGCTGCTTCTGCTTACGTGATCTATTCAAGATCCATCCCAGACCTGATTGCCACAGTAAAAAAACAAAAGTTGTTATGACTACGTATTGATAAGGGCCAGCATTCTGAAAGGCATGCATTCTGTACACAAAGATGGAGAACAACAGCGCACTGCCTACACCAAGAAGAAAATAAGCTACGATTGTATATATTACCTTGGATACAGGTCTGTTCATTTTCAGAGAAGCAAGCACTTGGTCCACAAATAGCGATAAAGGCAGGATCAGAAACAGAAGAACAGCCAAATTGATAAGAGTGCTTATGATCAATGTATACCAGAAGGGATAGTAATATGTATCTTCCGCTCGTTCCGCCAAGGGAACATATTGCATGAGTCCGACAACGATGGAAAGTGAAATGCAAGTCATAAGGACTGCCAGCAGCTTGATTGGAAAGGGCACATACCGGAACGATTTCAGGGATTGCTTACTCATCTTAACTCGCCTCCCATTCCATTATTGTAAATTATAGATAATCCCTTCTAGAAAATAATAACAAAAAAGCAGCTGAGAAACAGCTGCCTTAATCCAATGATTATTCTTTTCACTTCGTTTACTGCCCAGAAGCTTGCGCTTGCGGCGGAGCATCTGCATCTTCAGGAACGATTAACCGTTTGCGTAAAGCCAATGTCGTTACCCATGAGATAATAGCAATGACAAACATAATGATGAACAAGGAATGCAGACTTCCTTCCAGCACGTTACGCAGAAGTGCCCATTTGTCATCCGACAGAGCGGCTTCCGTATGTGGAGCAAGCAGTTGATTCAGGTCCCCATCCGAAATCCCAGCCTCAGCCAGATGCTGCTCGCTCGACAACGTGGATATCCGGTAGTTCAACCATGTGCCGAAGGCTGCTGCACCGATGGTTTGTCCAAGCGTACGCATAAAGGTATGTAACGCCGTGGAAGATCCACGCTCTTTATACCCAACAGACGACTGTGAAATGATCGTGAATATGGTAAAAGCAAATCCGAAGCCGAGTCCGTAAATAAACGTCAATATAAACAGTACGGCTTGAGGCGATGTTCCACCGACCAGGAAAAGTCCTCCCGATCCAATGGCGATCCCGGTTAAGCCAATCACCGCTGTTAAGCGTGATCCAATCTTCATTAACAGACGGCCGGCAAGTACACTACCGATCAGCCAGCCAACAGACATCGGCGCAAGCAGCAACCCGGATTCAGTCGCATTACCGCCCCGAACCCCCTGCACCCATAGTGGCAAATAACTGGTTAGGCCAATCATCAGGGTACTGGTTAGTAATCCGGCGATATTCGCCACCCGGATGTCCCGAATACGGAATAGATGGAGCGGTACCATCGGGGCCTGGGCTCTTTTTTCCACCACAAAAAATAAAATCATAAACAAAATAGCGACAATACTCAGTCCCACAATAATAGGAGAACTCCAGGCATAATACTGTCCACCCGCGGACAATACAAAGAGCAATGCTGTAATACCGACGGTAAAGGTCAACGCACCCATATAGTCAATTTTCGCGGTACGCGGAGACATTTCTTCCTTCAGATAACGAAACACAAACCACATCGCCAGCAGTCCGAACGGCAAATTGAACCCAAAGATCCATTGCCAGCCCAGATTATCTACGAAATAACCGCCCAGCAGCGGTCCGACTAGAGATGAAATGCCCCACACGGAGCTGATCCAGCCCTGTATTTTGCCCCGTTCTTCAATGCGGTAGATGTCGCCAATAATCGTAAACGTAACAGGCACAACCGCACCTGCACCAATCCCTTGAATCGCTCGAAAAATAATCAGCTGCTCCATATTCTGCGAAAGGCAGCAAAGAAGCGAACCCAGTAAGAATAAAGCACATCCAATCAGGAATACTGGCTTTCGTCCGTATATATCACTGATTTTGCCGAAAATCGGCGTGCTCACAGCCATCGTTAACAGATAAGCCGTGAAAATCCAGCTCAACAGCTGTACACTTCCCAGCTCACTGACAATGGTTGGCCCTGCCGGACCAATCACTGTACCTTCGATTGCAGATAAAAAAGTCGCCAGCAGCAATCCCGCCAGGATGAAACTGCGGTTCAAACCTCCTGTTGTATTCACACAAACCCTTCTCTCTTCAATTCTCTATATAATTGGAACATTGATTTACACAGCCCACTACGAACCAGAACAACCTTTTGATCGCTGTTATCCCCAGATTTTTTTCATCCCCTTCAAAGGGGAAATCCGGTGATAAATGCGAACGCTACGCTTCTCCAGCTTTGTTCTGCCCCTTCGTTGCTTTCTTTATTTATCTCTCTTACGCAAAAACTCATCATACAACAGGGAGTACATCACCATATCCTTATACCCGGTAGACGTGTGCTGCACCTGACGCAGCAGGCCTTCCCGCGTGAAGCCTCGGTTCGTCAGAAACTCTCCCGAAGCCAGATTGCGCGGATCAACCAGCGCTTCAATCCGATTGAGACCCATCGTCTCATACCCAAATGGTAACATGACCGAAAATGCTTCCGTCATATAACCGTGACGCCAGTAGTCGCGCCCCAGTTCATAACCGATCTCCCCACGGAATGCACCTTCAAGTTGCCAAGTGTTATATCCGCAGCTTCCGATGAGTCGGCCCGTTTCCTTGAGTTCAATGCCCCAGCGAATCGCCTCCTCTTCTCCTGCCATATGGTTCAGCAGCCCGATCATATCCGCAGCCTCACTTGTCCCGATCATGGGCGCCAAATTCATATAACGGGTCACTTCCCGGTCAGACCAGCAAGCAAACATCTGGGCCGCATCCCGGCGGCGCATTTTACGCAAACGCAGCCGCCCTGTCTCTAGTTCGGGAATTCTCCCTTTGCATTTATACATGAAAAGACACTCCGATCCGATCTATCCCACAGACCTCATATTCAATAGCCATCTAACCATAACCTGCACCGAATGGCAACTGTTCAATCATCATGATCACGTCAAAAAACCGGGCCACTTCCCCTCCCGGTCTTGTTGTACGTATGGACAGCTCAAGTTTACATCCTAATTTCGGCACACTTTATCCGAATTTAGGTTCAGGCTGTAGACGTCTTCTTGTCCGACGCCAGCAACTCTTCACTAACCCGGCCGAACACGGCTATGATTTCCTTAAACTCCTCAATGCCTGTCCCGGTAAGGCTCCATTGATCTCCATGGGCGGTCAGGAAGTTCTCCTGTGTCAGATGCTCAAGCTCCTGCTTGATCTCCCGTTCTCCAACGCGATACCCCCGTTCTTCCAATAGAGGCAATGCGTCGCTAACGGTTAAATCCTGATTTTGGGCCAAATATAGAAGATGAATTCGTACAAAAAGATTCTGTACCTCTGCATGCATAAGCCAAGCTCCTTCCCGGGTTGTAGCCCGCCGTGGTTGCTAAGTATTTACCCCACCCAGGAAGATGAGAAACAGGAGGAAATTTCATAATTGACCTGCCCTTTCCGAAATCCTCCGCTTGACTAACCGCAGGCTCTGCACTATCTTGAAAATAAGTACCATTTTTGCTCGGGAGGGTGATTCATCATGTTTCAAGCTGTTTCTTATGAAGGAACACGAAGCGAGCAGCAAACCGCCGTCCTGGGACAGTTAAGTGCTCTGATCCGCGATGAACCTAGCGCTATTGCCAATCTGGCAAACGCTGCGGCGTTGCTCAATGTATTTATGACCGACACCAATTGGGTCGGATTCTATCTGTATGATGGAAAAGAACTTGTACTCGGTCCATTCCAGGGACTGCCTGCCTGCATCCGTATTCAACTTGGGCGCGGTGTATGCGGCACTTCTGCTGCGGAGCGACGTACGATGGTCGTTGAAGATGTTCATGCCTTTCCAGGCCATATCGCCTGTGATGCCGCATCGAACAGTGAAATCGTTGTACCCATTATCAAAAACGGCGAATTGTACGGGGTGCTCGACATCGACAGCCCGCTCAAAAACCGTTTTGACGACGAAGACCGCATCTTTCTGGAAAAGGCGGTAAGCCTGATCACAGAGCAGTTGGAATTATCCTAACTGCCTGAAATAAGGTCTTAAGCCGATGCAGAGTTCATCGGTCATACGATGATATGCAATAACAAAGAGCGCACTCTCCTAGAGGATCTGCGCTCTTTGTTATGATTATTTTTCTTCACACCCATGTTCTGCTCGCCCAAGATACTTTATGCAGCTAGGATAAATCCTGTTCCGCCTTAATCATCATCCCGTCTCGCAAAAACTCGGCCAGCTTGGGGTGGTAGCCATCATACATCTGACGAAAATTTTTGTGCTCGACGTACAGATTGGCCAAATCCCGGTAAATCTCTGCTGTTGGGGTGTAATAATCCTTGATCCAATCGAGATGTCTGCCAATAATCTGCTGTACTTCCGGGCTGCCGGGTTCTAACCCTTCTTCAATAGCGTCCTGCAAGTCCAAGTGAATTCGATCAATCTTCGCCTGTGAATCGAGAAAATCTTCCTTCGTCTTCATCTCCTGACCATCAGGCATTTTGGACTGCTCCGGTGAATTGGCGTTGTAGTTCTGACTGTTCTCTGTATGCATCCGTTCAGAATAGTCATTCTTTGGCGCTCGGTCAGAGATCGGTTCATTCAGAAGCTGGTGACGCCCCTTCCTTGAAAACCCGGCGTACAGTTCGTACTCATCCATTTCCTGCTCTCCACGTAAGTAAGAGATGGTTTTGTCCAGTGTCTGAATCATTCCGTGGAGATGAAGTGCCTTCTCCAGCATCTCGATCCGATGCTGCTGCATAATACGGATCATGTCCCGGGGAGTATCCCTGAGCATGGGGCCAATCTCTTCCTCCTCCATGCCTACTTCTTTACAGAACAGAATCTGCTGTAGTCTCAGCAGCTCCGGCTTCTCATAGTAGATATCCTCATCTTGACCCACGAAGGCTGGATTCAGCAGACCTTTCTCTGCATACTGTCCCAATTCACTCAGACTTACACCGGACATCCCGGATACATCAACCATGGAATATGCCATTGGAATACACCTCCTGTCTGGCCTGTAACTCCAAGGTTCAGGCTTGTTCATACTGCATTTTATTTAAATTTAAGTGAGATATTATAAGACTTCCATCAATTCTGTACCCCAGTAATCCGTTCATTCTCTGGATGGATACACAACGCTTCGGTGATATGAACGGCATGTCATTGGTAGATTTGCGGTATGATAAGTATTTATACCCTTCTCATCAGATGTGAACCCGGGGTTAATAAAGAAAGGCTATGTATTTTTTTACGGTATGGGCTGAACGCAGAAAAAGAAAAAATCCTGTACCCGCTAACTTGGGCACAGGATCACCAGTTTCTATTTTATCTCGAATATCCATCGTCTCACGGTTGGATCTTAATTCTTGTTAAACATGACAAACTTCAATTCGGTCATTTCCTCTACGGCATATTTAACACCTTCACGTCCCATCCCGCTCTGCTTCACACCGCCATAAGGCATATGATCCACACGGAAAGTGGGAATATCGTTAATCATCACGCCGCCAGCTTCGATGTGGTCCGCTGCATGCAATGCAGTATGAATATCATTGGTAAACACACCTGCCTGAAGCCCGTAGATGGAATCATTCACATGCTCAATGCCTTCTTCAACCGAATCCACCGAATTAATGACAACGATCGGGGCAAAGACCTCCTGACAAGACACCTTGGCATCTCGCGGAACGTTAATCAGTACGGTTGGACGCAATACGCCTCCCTCGGCTTCGCCACCTGTCGCCACCTCAGCGCCTGCCTGCTTCGCTTCATCGATCCAATCCAGCGTACGCTGTACATCTTTGGATGTGATGAGCGCAGAGACAACGGTATCCGGATTCAACGGGTCTCCAACTACGACTTTTTGGGCTGCTTCTGCAAAACGACGAATGAACTCATCCGCAATCGCGCTATGCACATAGATTCGCTGCAGTGAAATACATACCTGACCTTGGTAAGTAAAAGCCCCGGTCACACATCTCGGTACCACCTTATCCAAATTGGCATCCGCATCTATAATGACGGCTGCATTGGACCCCAGCTCCAATGTTACGCGTTTCAGTCCGGCTTTGCTGCGAATGCTGGTACCTACAGCAGGGCTGCCTGTAAACGTAATATGGGCCACGTCAGTATGCTCTACAAGTACATCACCGATCGTTTTGCCGTCACCGCTCACCACATTCAATGCGCCATCCGGTAATCCCGCTTCCTGAAGCAAATTGGCAATATAATACGAAGACAACGGTGTCTGCTCCGCAGGTTTCAACACAATCGTATTGCCTGCTGCCAGCGCTGGTCCTACTTTGTGGGCCACCAGGTTCATCGGAAAATTAAACGGCGTAATGGCTCCAATAACGCCCAAAGGCTGCCGCATCGTGTATCCTATGCGTCCTTCTCCGCCTTTGGCTGCATCCATAGGAACCGTCTCTCCGGTGAGCCGCTTGGCTTCTTCTGCGGCGAAACGATACGTTTCCACCGTACGATCAACCTCGGCCAGTGCCGCAGTAATCGGCTTCGCTGCCTCCAGCGCAATGATTCGTGCTGCTTCTTCCTTCCGCTCTTCCAGCAGGGCGGACAGCTTGTAAAGGATGTCTGCACGCTGATGGGCAGGCATTCTGCGCATCTCTTTGCCCGCCTGAACTGCGGCGGCAATCGCTGCTTCGACTTCCTCCGCTGACGCAGAAGATACTTCTGCCAATGTTTCTTTCGAGTACGGTGCCTGAAGTGCTATATAGTCTACTGATTCGGTGGGCTTGCCCCCGATGAACAGATGTTGTTTTTTCATGGTTGTATCCTCCATTCATGTTTAACGCAGCGTTATCCCATACCTATTTATACACCACTTTAGCATCATCAACACAAGAAAGTCATACCTCTATTTGAC
Above is a window of Paenibacillus sp. E222 DNA encoding:
- a CDS encoding alpha/beta fold hydrolase; its protein translation is MDNEYILRADDSSLYCKVSGEGEPFICIHGNFNTHEVWDKQAMFFSRMYRVIRYDLRGYGRSSTPRTKFSNVADLKAVMDALHVPKAILLGSSYGGGVALDFALEYPERVCGLILSAPFISGNSMPIQMIWNGLKNYLSVRFKGRETAIESFIKSDFWQYFIPPISKKMARDQILNQLRNADVFCRFEPRLSLPLKPSAVTRLHKIMLPTCMIIGDQDHPYNIKSTDLLHTTLCNSSKVVMGGCGHLPFVEEADTFNGVVMNFLGS
- a CDS encoding ABC transporter permease — protein: METSRAYTPLGLYRRRRKEHFNEQLKNLKLVVDWTVWVYLLIPGLLYFSGWYVSLWSKPLPSWATGLTLPILTGLIDIIMLTGGILLFVEEADVLFLKSRSLWMRTLMKQGIYRGCLQHLGKMIAITALTSPLWSRVYDMSFIHIALIAIWFGTVASFQVIVLHMTKVRYTGWRRWIRIIPLAVAMGMFTIGVTSWMHGHIWTLLAGIVAAILLLITVARMRLEMKGTFEGDVREDLRERLKFTALLLSRSVTKPKAPRTRTIIFRKQRKLLRHRTISNRTAETAFKAFFRNSSTMKLYLQLGGLSIAAVALPPFPVNVIVCGLLVIMLSVLFYRSWEVFATSDYVQLVSYDSEALNRAGVTMVRMLFVPLGILMGFSLGAAWLGWLEGIVTAVAVVAFGLFVLSITGWIRSIRTD
- a CDS encoding ABC transporter ATP-binding protein — translated: MEIENEDTAAQESILDVHITKAGYEAGQSTIRNIRLHVAPGELVGIIGPNGAGKSTTIKTLLGLLEHAKYEVTIGGDGRYAYIPEQPVFYEYMTLWEHLDLAAAAYEMEEEVFVARAEEMLVRFGMDHVRNDLPASFSKGMRQKMMLMIGFLSSPDVYIVDEPFIGLDPRATKDFLKLLDDERRRGAGVLMSTHVLDTAERICDRFILIHSGRSAAEGTLDEIRAAADLPDASLFDCFDTLTS
- a CDS encoding MFS transporter, with protein sequence MTSGLTMQERRPLKHNRSFITLMAAQAISNLGDWLHLLAILTLVGIRWNATPWEITFTTLCAALPVLLTGPFAGALADRVNRKWLMIGADGARIVIVGGLIFADQIWHVYVLLILKSLFDVVFSPAKNGKLKEIVPQEQLGQAVSISSVIEQMSKIIGPALGGLLVAAFGITWCFVLDSASFLISGIILLWIPGARVIQSVNQNVEQVREETAGVAQTGEKATFLKDTMEGIRMLASLPHVGTSLVLLASALLFLQFADSQTVVLFRQLPGISSDLLGWCVAASGVGTLIAAMSVQKWKRAGHVIKMGLGTSLMGLVIGGVGMIVGVWPHAGLGANLLLISLFALAGVGVGFAIVPFQILLQEQTPESMTGRVFGTVGSIMTASNIMGPVVGGFLVTSFGVIPAFISSGILLTLLGVIYVVIRRQKKNDMDGSLAANP
- a CDS encoding MarR family winged helix-turn-helix transcriptional regulator, which produces MLELQEIGTERSLHLYRTLAQTFKSVNEHAVSGSKVHGFNPTAYGVLEVLYMKGAQPIQQVGAQLLLQSGNVTYVIDKLEQKGLLHRKHCPQDRRIIFVELTEEGQRTMDDIYPGYAHKIDRAVSGLSEDDKTLLSELLERLALGADRLSANG
- a CDS encoding MDR family MFS transporter, which encodes MNRSFILAGLLLATFLSAIEGTVIGPAGPTIVSELGSVQLLSWIFTAYLLTMAVSTPIFGKISDIYGRKPVFLIGCALFLLGSLLCCLSQNMEQLIIFRAIQGIGAGAVVPVTFTIIGDIYRIEERGKIQGWISSVWGISSLVGPLLGGYFVDNLGWQWIFGFNLPFGLLAMWFVFRYLKEEMSPRTAKIDYMGALTFTVGITALLFVLSAGGQYYAWSSPIIVGLSIVAILFMILFFVVEKRAQAPMVPLHLFRIRDIRVANIAGLLTSTLMIGLTSYLPLWVQGVRGGNATESGLLLAPMSVGWLIGSVLAGRLLMKIGSRLTAVIGLTGIAIGSGGLFLVGGTSPQAVLFILTFIYGLGFGFAFTIFTIISQSSVGYKERGSSTALHTFMRTLGQTIGAAAFGTWLNYRISTLSSEQHLAEAGISDGDLNQLLAPHTEAALSDDKWALLRNVLEGSLHSLFIIMFVIAIISWVTTLALRKRLIVPEDADAPPQAQASGQ
- a CDS encoding GNAT family N-acetyltransferase, with protein sequence MYKCKGRIPELETGRLRLRKMRRRDAAQMFACWSDREVTRYMNLAPMIGTSEAADMIGLLNHMAGEEEAIRWGIELKETGRLIGSCGYNTWQLEGAFRGEIGYELGRDYWRHGYMTEAFSVMLPFGYETMGLNRIEALVDPRNLASGEFLTNRGFTREGLLRQVQHTSTGYKDMVMYSLLYDEFLRKRDK
- a CDS encoding GAF domain-containing protein, which encodes MFQAVSYEGTRSEQQTAVLGQLSALIRDEPSAIANLANAAALLNVFMTDTNWVGFYLYDGKELVLGPFQGLPACIRIQLGRGVCGTSAAERRTMVVEDVHAFPGHIACDAASNSEIVVPIIKNGELYGVLDIDSPLKNRFDDEDRIFLEKAVSLITEQLELS